The DNA segment CGAGATTTCAGAGAGATCACGACAGATCAAGGTGTATTGATGCTGATCGGGGAGCCTACGAATGCGGGTGATACGTTCAACGGCATCTTTATTACCGAGTTGACAGCCTATGGCATAGGTGGAATCAGCGGGATAGACAATGACATCACCCGCACGAATCCGTGCCGCTGCTTGTTGAATCAAGCGGTCTTGCGGATTTTCAGGGTGGACATAAAGATGGAGCATGATCAATTATCCCGCTGCGTACCTCAAAGCGAGGTACATCTGCATAAAAATCAGGTCAGGTGATTCAATTAGAGAAACACGTGTCGACTTGATTCTATCGGATATTAAGCCTTTTATCGGGAATTGTCATATAAATGCTGATGATACGAGGGATTAGAAAAACCATATGTTCTAGTCCCTCAAAAGCAGTACGAGTTTTGATGAAATGAATTGTTAAAAACGATCCGTCGCCTCAACTAAAGCATCTGTGATGCCGACTTCAGAGAGCGAGTGCCCAGCATCCGCAATAATTTTAAGCTCTGCTTCAGGCCAAGCGCGATGGAGATCCCAAGCACTCTCAGCAGGGCAGACGACGTCATAACGTCCCTGTACAATGATCGCCGGGATATGGCGTATTTTGTTGACCTGATTGAGCAGGTAGTTATCCTCAGTGAAGAAGCCTTTATTGATAAAGTAATGACACTCAATGCGGGCGAAGGCTTCAGCAAAGACATCATCACCGTAATGAGCGATCACATCGTCATCAGGAATCAGTTTGGAGGTAGATCCCTCCCATGTGGCCCATGCCTTTGCTGCACTGCTGCGGATATGCGCATTGGTGGAGGTTAGGCGCTGATAGTAAGCTTCTACCATATTGTGACGTTCAGTTGCAGGTATTGGTTTTAGATAGCCTTCCCATGCATCAGGATAGAGTCTGGATGCGCCATCTTGATAAAACCAGTCAATTTCACGCTTACGCAAGAGGAATATTCCGCGCAAGAAGAATGCGGTGCAGGCATGCGGATGGGTAACGCCATAGGCTAATGCGAGAGTTGACCCCCATGAACCGCCAAAAACCGCCCACTTTTCAATATGCAGGTGTTTACGTAGTTTTTCGATATCTTCAACCAAATCCCATGTTGTATTCTCGCGAAGTTCAGCAAAAGGAGTACTTTGCCCGCAGCCGCGTTGATCAAACAGGATCACACGCCATTTTTGCGGGTCAAAGTAACGAAGGTATTGGGGTTGTCCACCACCGCCTGGTCCACCATGGAGAAAGACTACAGGGCGACCTTGTGGGTTGCCCGATTCTTCGTAGTGCAGGGTATGGAGGTCAGATACTTTGAGTTTATCAGTGCGATAAGGGGTGATTTCTGGATACAGGGTACGCATAATTTTTCCACGAGAATGATTTTGACGTCACAGCTCTACATGAATGGCTAAAAGATTAGTCGTGACATGGTGTGAGCCTTGTCTTTCATTGGATTATTTGTGTTTTTTTTACTTTTTAGTATGTGCATTGCGTAATCTGAAATCCCCATTTTCTGTCATATACGTCATGAACCAAAATGTAAGGCAAATATATCTCATTTTTATGCCAATCTGCTTTGACACAGGGCGCGTAACTTTGTACAATTCGCGCCCTATTTGTGTTCGTTATGGGGTTTGACGTGGCAGAGACTCAATTGCCAAGCAGTAGTATTCTTACTGATCTTGCGTCCAATACCGTAAGTACATCGTCAAGTGCGATGTCGCCTCATGTGTTCCCAACACAAATAGAACCGTTCAAATGGGCGGAACTCGGATTTGTGTGGCAAGGGAAGGTTGAGTTATCGCGGTTTGCGCGTGTCGCAGCTGAGGTGGTTCCACCGCATGATCATCAAGCGATCGCCCTTGATTGTAAGTTGTATGTAGATGAGCGCCATATTGCTTGGCTTGATGCCACAATGTCAGCGACACTGCCGCTCACTTGTCAACGTTGTTTGAATCAGTTGGATTTTGTTTTAGATACACACGTTCATCTAGCAATGTTTACTGAAGAAAAATATGCTGAAAAGCTAGGCCGTGATAAAGACGAAATCGATTATGTGATTTTGAGCGAAGCTCAAGTTGCCCATGGTGCAGCCACAATCGATGTCCTTGATCTGCTGGAAGATGAAATATTACTTGCGATGCCTTTGTCTCCAAAACATGAGCATTGTGAATTGAAAGTTGCTGGTGCTGTACAAGCGGACGAGGTGGTTACTGAACCAAAACGTAATCCGTTTGATGTTTTGGCTGGTTTGAAGCTTAAAGACTAGATGTTTTAAAGATCATATTTGTTCTTGTATAGCTGATTGACCTTGCGTTGTAAGAGTATGAACGCAAAGCCATTTTAGATTTTTTATGTACGATTTATTGCAAAGGAGGCTCTCATGGCCGTTCAACAAAACCGAAAAAGCCGCGCACGTCGTGACATGCGCCGTTCACATGATGCGTTGACCACTGCTGCGCTCAGCGTGGATCAAACCACTGGTGAAACACATCTGCGTCACCATGTGACCAAAGATGGTTTCTATCGTGGTCGTCAACTGTTCGCAGTTGCTGCAATCGACGAGTGATTTGATTCTTTTGCGGGAAAGAAACCGTTTTATGCGGTTGATTTCTAATGCAGAATGAATTATTTCGTTTGCGTGAAAGCAAAAGATAGACTTGAAGCTGCTTGTTTATCTCATCGGAATGATCGATATCATGATCTCCTATGAGTAAATAAGCGGCTTTTGTCGTTTTTTGCAAATACGGATCATTTTCTGTTGTGATAAATTGTCGGATCATTTTTTTATTAAATTGTTTCATTAAATTGAAGTAATACCGCGCGATCATACGCTGTACTGTTTTTATGTGGTGTTGAGGCATAGAAGACGTAGAGTGAAATATAAAAAATGATCAGTGTGCCTTTGATGGATATTCAAACTGTTATGACTGCATTCAATAAAACGACTACTGCTCAGCGTCGCACCAGAACCGCATTAGTCTTTCCGGGGCAAGGATCTCAAAAAGCGGGCATGCTGGCGGAATTAGCACAACAATTCCCGCAAATTACCGAAACATTCGCAGAAGCATCGACAGGTCTTGATTTTGATCTTTGGCAAATCGCACAAAGCGGTGAGCGCTTAGATCAGACTGAATATACACAGCCAGTTCTTTTGACAGCCAGTATTGCGCTCTGGCGTTTATGGCTGGATCTCGGTGGTGTTGCTCCTGTTGCCCTCGCTGGGCACTCTTTAGGAGAATACTCCGCACTCGTTGCTGGCGGTGCGCTCAGCCTCATCGACGGCGTACGCTTGGTTCATTTACGTGGTCAGTTGATGCAGCAAGCCGTGCCGCAGGGTACGGGTAGCATGGCTGCAGTACTGGGGTTGACAGATGAGCAAGTCGAAGCATTGTGTGCCAAGGTGAGTACAGATACTGGCGAGATTGTTGACCCAGCAAACTATAATGCACCGGGTCAAGTGGTTATCGCAGGGCAAAGCAGTGCAGTGCAGGGTGTTGTCGCTTTGGCAAAAGAAGCGGGCGGTAAAGTGATTAATTTACCTGTCAGTGTCCCTTCGCACTGCCGTCTCATGCAGCCAGCGGCAGAGTCCTTGGCTGAGGTGTTGACCGCAACAGCAATAAAAATGCCGAATATCCCCGTGATACAAAATGCCAATGCACTGATTGAAGCTGATTTAGATCAGGTGAAAGCGGCCTTGATTAGCCAACTTTACCGTCCTGTGCGCTGGACACAAACCTCTAAGACATTAGAGACGTTAGGGGTGAGTCAACTTGTTGAGTGTGGTCCGGGTAATGTCCTGACCAACCTCGCAAAACGGATGACAACACCTATGGTATCCTACCCGATAGACACGCGTAGTCGTATGGACGATGCGTTGACCCATATCGCCGTTGCAGAAGGGAAGCTTGCATGAATGAAGTCGTAAACTCACAACAACCGCGTCAAGTTGCACTGGTGACCGGTGCTAGTCGCGGTATTGGCGCAGCAATTGCTGCACAATTAGTTGCTCAAGGTTGTTTCGTGGTCGGTACAGCAACCAGCGAAGCGGGTGCTCAGCAGATTGCTGAAGCGCTAGGGGATTCTGGTGCGGGTCGAGTGCTTGATGTCCGTGATGTTGCCGCAATGGATGCTTTATTGAAGTCGATTGAGGCTGATTTTGGTGCGATCAGTGTTTTGGTGAATAACGCAGGCATTACCAAAGATAATTTACTGATGCGTATGTCAGAAGCTGATTGGCAAGACATTTTGCAAGTGCATTTAAATGCGGTGTTCCATCTGTCCAAAGCGGTGCTTCGCAATATGAGCCGCGCTCGTTTTGGTCGTATCATTAACATTACCTCTGTTGTCGCACAGATGGGGAATGCGGGTCAGGTCAATTACGCCGCTGCAAAAGCAGGGGTGGAAGGCTTTAGCCGCGCGCTGGCGCGCGAAATGGGTGGTCGTAACATTACCGTGAACTGTGTAGCCCCGGGTTTTATTGCCACTGATATGACTGATGTATTAGATGAAAAAGTTCGTGCATTGATGTTGTCTCAGATTCCATTGGGTCGCTTGGGTGAGGCTCGTGATGTCGCAGCAGCGGTTGGCTTTCTTGCTAGCGCACAAGCGGGTTATATCACTGGAACCGTACTACCTGTGAATGGCGGTATGTATTTAGGTTAATTATTGATTACACAGGCAATGACTTAATGTTGGCTGTGTCTTTTAAAAATGAATCCTGTGCTGTTTTGGTAACCTGTTTATTGATTATATCTAGATACTTCAAGCAGTAACCCAATGATTGGTCATGTAAATTGCTTTGAGATCCCACTCAAATGTATTAAATTGACTGATTAGGGCAGATTCAGCAATTGTATTTTTTATTCTTTACTTTACACTAGCGTTTATCTAATTTTATTAAGATGCCACAACCTGAAGGAGATTTTCGGTGAGCGATGTCGAACAACGTGTCAAGGCTGCCGTAGCAGAACAACTCGGAATCCGTGTTGAAGAAATCAAGAACGAAGCATCGTTTATGGATGATCTGGGTGCAGATTCTCTTGATTTGGTTGAGTTGGTCATGTCTTTTGAGAATGATTTCAATATCACCATCCCTGATGAAGATTCAAGCGTAATCACCACTGTTCAATCAGCGATTGATTATGTGACTGCAAAATTAGCATAAGCATCGTTTTATAAGCTTTTCTTAGCTTTTAGAATTACATAGTCGGAATTGATTTGGCGACTATGCTAAAAACCGCATCTTTATCCATGCGGTTTTTTTACGCCTGTCCTTTTTCAATCTTACAAAATCCTCTGAGTTAGTCACTTAATCATCTAATAGAAGTGTGATTTATATCTCATAAATTACATATTTACTGCATTATTTTAGCCACTGAGTGCGTAGTCTTGTTTGGTCAGTGTTAGCGCTGACCCAAACTACAAAACAAATGGAGCGAAGAAAATGGGCGTATTTAGTTTTATTAAAGGCGTAGGCGAAAAGATTTTTGGTCACGATGAAGCCCCTGCAAATGCAGCACCTCCTGCGGCATCGGCTCAAGATATTGCTAATGCGTTGTTGAAACGCGTGCTGGACCTTGGTTTAGGCATTGATGGCTTATCTGTGACTTATAATACGGATACCGATACGGCAACTGTAGCGGGCACGGCAAAGACCCAAGCAGATCGTGAAAAAGTTATTCTTGCAATTGGCAATAACTCTAATGTTGCGAAGACGGTTGTTGATAACATCACTGTTGATAGTGGCGAGCCAGAAAGCCAAATTTATGTGGTGAAATCTGGTGACACACTGTCGCATATTTCTAAAGAATTTTATGGTGATGCAAATCAATATAATAAAATTTTTGAAGCCAACAAACCGCTGCTGTCTAGTCCAGATAAGATTTATCCAGGCCAATCCTTACGCATTCCTGCGTAATGTATAAGCAAGTTGTAGATGTAAAAAAGAGTGACTAGTGCACTCTTTTTTATGCTCGTGATTTAGTTAATGCGTCACATCAATGCGTTTGGCTTTTTGTTTTTGTTCTTCAATAGCCCAAAGAATATGTTCATCGACAATGTCACCCAATTGACCTAAACGGGCATGGAGTGCGTTGAGGATGGTTGGGTCAGCAGGTGCATTACCCAGCCCGACAGCCACATTACGCATCAGATTGGCATAGCCTGTGCGCCGGAGTGGGCTTCCTTCGGTGAAGGATAAAAAGTCTTGCTCTGACCACTGCCACAAGTCGAGTAGGCTTAAACGGTCAAGCTGATGACGCGCCTGAAAATCAATTTCTGCAGAGAGTTTAGCAAAACTATTCCATGGACAAATCAACTGACAGTCATCGCAACCAAAGACACGATTGCCGATTCCATGGCGTAAATCAATCGGAATAATGCCTTTAAATTCAATCGTAAGGTAGGCAATGCAACGACGAGCATCTAAGCGATAAGGCGCAACGATGGCTTGAGTGGGGCAAATGTCGATACAGGCAGTGCATGAGCCACAATGGGCTGTTGCGGGGCTATCGAAAGGTAAATTGAGATCTGTTAACAGCTCACCCAGAAAAAAAAATGACCCCGCTTTTTTATTAATCAGGAGCGTATGCTTACCTGTCCAGCCGAGTCCACTGCGTTCAGCCAATGGTTTTTCTAAAATGGGCGCAGAGTCAGCAAATGGACGCCACTGGAAGGGTCCAATTTGTTCTTCTATGCGTAGGGCGAGTTGTTTGAGTCGTCCACGCACGACTTTATGATAGTCGCGTCCTTGTGCGTATCGGGAAACGATGGCTTGATTGGGAGCTTCAGGGACATAACGATGCGGTGGCGGTTCCGCGAGATAATTCATCTGTACGCATAGCACACTGGTCGTGCCTTCAAGTAATAAGCTAGCATCCCCGCGCTTTTCGATATTTTCAGCCAGATAGTGCATATCACCCGCAAAACCATCAGCCAGAAACTGCTTTAGAAAAGGTAACTGATCACTGACATTTGGAGAGGTAACCCCTAGATTAGCAAAACCCAGTGTCTTTGCTTCGTGCTGTATCCATGCTTTTAACGCAATAGGATTATCGCGGAGGTCGGGATTGCGAGGGAGTTTTGCGCGGGTCATGGGAGTGATCTTAAGCGTACTGTGTTGTCCAGCGTTCGAAAAAGGCAAGTCATTGCTGTTTAATCAACCGGGCAAGCGCCAGCGACCGCGACCACGAGACATGCCTGTACTTTGCAGCATCAGCATTTTGTTGTTACTACTCGCGGCATGGGCATGGCAGATGGCTGTCGCGAGTGCATCCGCCGCATCGGCTTGTGGGGTAATGCTTAAGTTGAGTAAGCGCATCACCATCATCTGGACTTGCTCTTTTTCAGCTGCGCCATAGCCGACGACAGAGAGTTTGATTTGACGGGCCGTGTATTCGGCCACGGAAAGATTCTTAACCACCACCGCTGTCATTGCGGCGCCTCGAGCCTGTCCAAGCTTAAGGGCAGAGTCTGGGTTGTTCGACATAAAGACTTGTTCGATTGCCGCTTCGGTTGGCTGGTAAAAATCCACTATACTGCTGATGCCTTCAAAAATGCGTTTTAAGCGTTCCGGCATGGTCGGTGTTTCTGTGCGTATCGTGCCGGCATCAATGAAAGTCAGCTTGCTGCCTTCCTTCTGAATGATGCCGTAACCCGTTAGGCGGGAGCCTGGGTCTATGCCGATAATCAATGACATACAGATTACCTAGTGAAATTTTAGAATTAGCCCATATATTGACATAACCATCAAGGTAAATCATCAAAGTCAGCAGATGATTCTTGGTCCTGCGTGATTATGGTACTGCGTTTAAGACGATATTGACGTAATTAGTTTTAGGTATGACCTTTTTTAGGAAGATGAGAATGAATAAAGTCCTCTTGTGGTTGCTGCTTTTGCCGCCCATTGAGATTTTTTTATGGATTTGGCTCGCGCATTTTGTCAGTGGCTGGTGGATTTTTTTGTGGACGGTTGCCGCATTCTTTATCGGCGTCACGTTGATGCGGACAAGTCTTGCCAGTGTGATGCCGCAGCTACGTGGTCAACAGGGTGGGGCGAATTTTCAGTTAGACCCAAGTACGGATCTTGCAGTCGCGTTATCACGTGCTTTAGCAGGTCTGTTGTTAGCGATCCCTGGTCTATTGTCTGACGTGTTTGCAGTTATTTTACTGCTGCCACCGATTCAGCGCTGGGTACAAAAAACCGTCGTGCAAGTATTGGCACGTCGTCAGCAGGCGATGATGGCACAAATGCAAAGTCAGGGTTTTGGTGGAGGTGTTTTTGGGGAAAGTCCGTTTGGAGACAGTCCTTTTTCATCAGGCGGTTTTGGCCAGCCTTCTCGCGGCACTGTTGTTGAAGGTGAGGCGCGAACCGTAGAACCCGCTACGGAGAAACCCAAACAGATTGGACCTGCATCAGCCAATGATGAGTGATGAGAAGATCTACTTGGACATATTGAACAGAGCCGCTCGTTGATCGAGCGGCATCCATGTTTAATTAAGCTTCAGTTCTGTAGATTAAAATCGTTTTACCATTGGTTTTAATCGTATGCTGGTCTTCCAGCGTTTTGAGTACGCGACCCACCATCTCACGTGAACATCCTACTAATTTACCAATCTCTTGACGGGTAATGTGGATTTGGGTGCCTTCAGTTTTTGGAATGGCGTCAGGTTGGGTTGACAGGTCCAGTAAGCAACGTGCAATACGTCCAGTCACATCCAAGACAGTCAGATCGGTGACTTTACGCGTCGTTTGTTTGAGACGAATCGATAATTGCGAGCAAATGTCGAATAGCAACTCAGGGTAGAGTTTGGTAAATGAGAGGAATTGATCATAACTGACTTCGACGATGTCACAGCGTGAACGCGTGCGAACGAGTGCGGTACGAGTCGGTTGTTTCTCGAAAAGACCCATTTCACCAAAGAAAGAACCTTCATTGAGATAGGCGAGAACAATGTCACGCTTACCGGACTCTTGACTAATGATCGCGACAGACCCTTTTACGATAAAGAACATAGATGATGAGGTATCACCCTTGTTCACAACCGTAGTTCTGGCGGCATACGTTTTGATTGGAATGTGATTGAGCAACGCATGCAATGACGGAGATAAATCCGCTGGTAGAGCCGGAGTATTACGCTTTTTCGTGGTGCTTGGAAAGTTGGTCATTTTGAAAAGTCACTAGATATGGAGAGGACAGGTTAGTGCCTCTGTGATTAATATCAGTTGATTAAAAAAGCGCGAATGGGAATACATACAGGAACCTGCACCAATAAAATGGTGTGGGGAGCTCTTATAAACATCATCCTTGTTCGGCCTTCAAGTATCATCCCTCTGTCTTTTAACGTAAACTGATTTCCTGATTTGACGCAATTTCTGAGCTGTTTTTTGCATCAATGCTGCACAAACAAATCGCTCTTGGCAAAATCATATTTGAGCCATGATTTTGAATCACAGTTTGCTCATGTATGATCAGTGCTTTTGTATTATAGACCATAGAAGGATGCAACATGCAAGCAAGTATTCAGTGGGTTGGAGGCGTTGCATTTGATGCAAAGTCGGAAAGTGGGCACCAGGTCACAATGGACGGTTCACCAGCCTACGGCGGTGAGAATCGAGGTGCCAGACCGATGGAATTAATTCTACTGGGCTTGGGTGGTTGTGCTGCTTTTGACATCGTGACGATCCTCAAAAAAGCACGTCAGGAGGTTACTGATGTCCGCTGTGAGCTTAAAGCGGAACGTGCAGATGAGATTCCAGCAGTATTCACCAAGATCCATTTACACTTTACTGTGGTCGGTCATGGTGTCAAAGACAAGCAAGTTGAAAAAGCTATTCATCTGTCTGCAGATAAATATTGTTCTGCCAGCCGTATGCTCAGCCAAGGCGGTGTTGAAATCACCCACAGTTTTGAGGTGGTTGAAGACGCTACGGCAGCGCAATCAGTTTAAATAAAATGGGCGTTTCTTAAAGAAATCGCATAGGAATGCGCTGACCTTCTGGGTGAGGGATATCTGCTTTAACCAAGGTGCGATGTAGCCATAGCTCAGCACGAGCAATGGCTTCTTGCAATGATTGACCTTTTGCGAGGCGCCCAGCAATGTTGCTGGCCAATGTGCAACCTGAGCCATGAAACTCTCCGTTGATTCTCGGCCAAACGGATTGTGTGATACAGACCGCTTTTCCCTCAGCTTCGCGTAAATATAGCCAGTGACGAATGCGATGTGCTTCGTGCTCATGTGCGCCTTTAACCAAAATTGCATGTGCGCCAAGCTTAAAAAGGACCTGAACGGCATCATCAATGTGTTGTTTCTGACTAAGCGTTCTTAATTCAACTGTATTCGGGGTGATCAGTGTGGCAAGCGGGATGAGCCTCTTGAAGGCAGCAACGAGTGTCGCAGGATCGCCTAAACTCCCCCCGCTATTCGCGACCAAAACTGGATCTAGTACATAAGGAATCTGTGGATTTTCTTCTAAAATTTTTGCCAGAACGGCAATATTCTCTGTGCTCCCGAGCATTCCGGATTTAATGGCGAGAACGGGTAAATCTGCCAACACTTTCCGTGCTTGCGCATCGAGAAGCTCGGAGCTGACCGTTTCAAATCCATAAACTTTTTGACTGTCTTGAATCGTCAAGGCTGTACAGACGATAGCCGCATGACTGCCAGCAGCGCCAATCGCTTCAATATCTGCTTGTAAGCCTGCACCGCCAGAAGGATCTAGACCCGAAAAGCACAGAGTCGTTGGGCGCATAGATTCTTTTACCTGCTGATTCATGAGGATATTCGATATCTTAAAAATGTTGTTAGAGATCAATATACCACTGTGATGGTTTGGTAGGGAATAGAGGGGCAATCTAGGAGATATTGTGCAGACTGTATTGAAGTTCTGTATTTTATGTAATAGTATAACATTTCTTTGGTAATTTGCTGAAAACCATTTTCTGCTTGTTTGATGTTGCTCATTGAAGTTATAGCTTGATCAAGCTGGCCCAGTTCTCCAATCCCCGTTGCAAAGATATAGAGATATTCCCATGCACTATAAAGTCCATCCGTTATCACTAGCCATTATGCTGGCTCTTGTTCCGCTCACTGCGAGCGCTGTAGATACGACAAATACCGATTCCGCTGTCTATGAAGATAGTCATGAAGGCACATTGCAGACCATTGTTGTAACTGCAAATCCATTGAAATCCAAACTCACCACATCACCTTCTACAGTTTTAGCTGGCCGAGAATTAGTGATTAATCGCGCAGGGACCTTAGGTGAGATGCTTAATGGATTGCCCGGTGTTTCAACAACAGGTTATGGCCCATGGGTCGCGCGTCCGATTATTCGCGGCATGGATGGTGACCGTATTCGCTTATTGCAGAATGGGGTGGGCATAGTTGATGCATCATCACTATCGTACGACCACGCGATCCCACAGAACACATTGACGATTAATAAGGTTGAAGTGGTACGTGGCCCCGCCGCGCTGATGTATGGGGGAAATGCGATTGGTGGAGTCGTGAATACTTTTGATAATCGAATTCCTGATCAACCTGTAGATGGCGTGCATGGCTCGGCTGAAACGAGTCTTGCCAGTTCAAACGATGATCGTAAGGGTGCCTTTACTGTAGAAGGTGGGCTGGGTAATTTTGCGCTGCATGCGGATGCATTTGCTGAAAAAAGTGGTGAACTGCGGATTCCAGATTTTGCACGCTCTGCACGTCAGCGTGCGTTAGATGCACCTGATGCAGAGCAACCTGAAAAGCGTTTGCCAAACAGTGATGGCCGAGCTCAAGGCGGATCACTCGGTGGGTCATATTTCTGGAATGATGGCTATGCAGGTCTATCTGTCTCTACTTTTGATTCAAACTATGGATCAGTCGCCGAAGAAGGCGTGCGTTTGAAAATGGACCAAACCAAGGTTGCTTTTGCATCAGAGATCAAAAATATCGACGGCCCAATCAATAATGTGAAAGTGAATCTGGCCTATACCGATTATGAGCATAAAGAAATTGAAGATGGTGCGGTGGGTACAACCTTTAAGAATGAAGGTTATGAAGGTCGTATCGAAGCACATCATGCCAAAATAGGACCTTTAGATGGTGTGTTTGGTCTGCAGTTTTCGGATACCAAGTTCTCAGCACTAGGCGATGAGGCATTGGTGCCAGAGACTGAGACTAAGTCAGCGGGTTTATTTTTTCTTGAAAACTGGGCAGTTAGTGCACCCTTGACGTTAAGTGCTGGCGGGCGAGTTGATTACACATCACTGTCTCCAGCAGGGGGGAGTAATCCACGTTTTATCGGTGCTGAAGATCGTGATTTTACTGCGGGTAGTGGATCGATTGGTGCGGTGTATAAGCTTAATCCATTCTGGTCAGTGACCGCAAATGGTAGCTACACAGAACGTACGCCGACTTTCTATGAGCTATATGCCAACGGTCCCCATGGTGCAACGGGTCAATATCTGGTTGGCAATCAAAATTTGCAGAAAGAAAAAGCGTTTTCTACCGATTTAGGTCTGTTGTTTGAAAACGGTCCGTATCGTGCGCATACCAGTGTGTATTACACCCGATTCCGCAATTATCTGGCAGAGCTCAATACCGGTAAATTCCGCAATGATGACGGCGATTTTGTAGAGCGGAATGATGACGGTGCTTTACCAGAAGCGATTTATAGCGGTGTTTCTGCTCAGTTCTATGGGGCTGAGTTTGAAGGGAAGGCACGCTTATGGCAGACGGATGTGAATGCCCAGCAAGTCAATGTCGATTTGCGGGGGGATTACACCCATGCTGAAAATCGTACCACAGGTCAAGCACTCCCGCGGATTTCGCCGCTACGCTTAAGCGCAGGGATTGATTATCACGTGAGTGACCTCGTGACCCGTGCTGAAGTGACGCATGCATGGGCGCAGAAGAGAGTTCCCGAAAATGATTTACCGACTGATGGCTATACCAGCTTTAATATGATTGCATCCTATCCATTCAAATTTAGTCAGCATGCATGGCTGGCTTATGTGCGTGCAGACAACATTACCAATGCCAACATCCGTTACGCCAGTTCGGTGCTACGTGATATTGCGCCTGAGGCAGGGCGGAGTGTGAAAGCTGGGTTACGCATATCGTTCTAAGCTGAATCGCACGATATCCATATCTCGCCGAATGTAGTCAACCGATTAATCAAAAAAAGAGACTTTGAAGTGAATTCAAAGTCTCTTTTTATTATTTGGTCGCTTTAACGACATAGCCGTCATTGAGCGTCTTTAAAAACACCACCATATCTCGAATCTCTTGATCATTCAGCGCAGGTTTATCTCCTGGTTTACGATTAAAAGGGCGGTCAAAATTGATATTAGCCTGATATTGCTTTGGTAAGTCATCAAACTTATGCACACTGCCGTCTTTGTTCTTCGGATACCATTTTGCAGGATTAGTATCCCGAGTGACATAAAATTCAATGACTTGTTCAAGAGTATTGAATTTTCCGTTGTGAAAGAAAGCTTTGC comes from the Aquirhabdus parva genome and includes:
- the lysM gene encoding peptidoglycan-binding protein LysM, yielding MGVFSFIKGVGEKIFGHDEAPANAAPPAASAQDIANALLKRVLDLGLGIDGLSVTYNTDTDTATVAGTAKTQADREKVILAIGNNSNVAKTVVDNITVDSGEPESQIYVVKSGDTLSHISKEFYGDANQYNKIFEANKPLLSSPDKIYPGQSLRIPA
- the rpmF gene encoding 50S ribosomal protein L32, with protein sequence MAVQQNRKSRARRDMRRSHDALTTAALSVDQTTGETHLRHHVTKDGFYRGRQLFAVAAIDE
- the pip gene encoding prolyl aminopeptidase; this translates as MRTLYPEITPYRTDKLKVSDLHTLHYEESGNPQGRPVVFLHGGPGGGGQPQYLRYFDPQKWRVILFDQRGCGQSTPFAELRENTTWDLVEDIEKLRKHLHIEKWAVFGGSWGSTLALAYGVTHPHACTAFFLRGIFLLRKREIDWFYQDGASRLYPDAWEGYLKPIPATERHNMVEAYYQRLTSTNAHIRSSAAKAWATWEGSTSKLIPDDDVIAHYGDDVFAEAFARIECHYFINKGFFTEDNYLLNQVNKIRHIPAIIVQGRYDVVCPAESAWDLHRAWPEAELKIIADAGHSLSEVGITDALVEATDRF
- the ruvC gene encoding crossover junction endodeoxyribonuclease RuvC → MSLIIGIDPGSRLTGYGIIQKEGSKLTFIDAGTIRTETPTMPERLKRIFEGISSIVDFYQPTEAAIEQVFMSNNPDSALKLGQARGAAMTAVVVKNLSVAEYTARQIKLSVVGYGAAEKEQVQMMVMRLLNLSITPQADAADALATAICHAHAASSNNKMLMLQSTGMSRGRGRWRLPG
- the fabG gene encoding 3-oxoacyl-ACP reductase FabG gives rise to the protein MNEVVNSQQPRQVALVTGASRGIGAAIAAQLVAQGCFVVGTATSEAGAQQIAEALGDSGAGRVLDVRDVAAMDALLKSIEADFGAISVLVNNAGITKDNLLMRMSEADWQDILQVHLNAVFHLSKAVLRNMSRARFGRIINITSVVAQMGNAGQVNYAAAKAGVEGFSRALAREMGGRNITVNCVAPGFIATDMTDVLDEKVRALMLSQIPLGRLGEARDVAAAVGFLASAQAGYITGTVLPVNGGMYLG
- the queG gene encoding tRNA epoxyqueuosine(34) reductase QueG, translating into MTRAKLPRNPDLRDNPIALKAWIQHEAKTLGFANLGVTSPNVSDQLPFLKQFLADGFAGDMHYLAENIEKRGDASLLLEGTTSVLCVQMNYLAEPPPHRYVPEAPNQAIVSRYAQGRDYHKVVRGRLKQLALRIEEQIGPFQWRPFADSAPILEKPLAERSGLGWTGKHTLLINKKAGSFFFLGELLTDLNLPFDSPATAHCGSCTACIDICPTQAIVAPYRLDARRCIAYLTIEFKGIIPIDLRHGIGNRVFGCDDCQLICPWNSFAKLSAEIDFQARHQLDRLSLLDLWQWSEQDFLSFTEGSPLRRTGYANLMRNVAVGLGNAPADPTILNALHARLGQLGDIVDEHILWAIEEQKQKAKRIDVTH
- a CDS encoding YceD family protein, which produces MSPHVFPTQIEPFKWAELGFVWQGKVELSRFARVAAEVVPPHDHQAIALDCKLYVDERHIAWLDATMSATLPLTCQRCLNQLDFVLDTHVHLAMFTEEKYAEKLGRDKDEIDYVILSEAQVAHGAATIDVLDLLEDEILLAMPLSPKHEHCELKVAGAVQADEVVTEPKRNPFDVLAGLKLKD
- the acpP gene encoding acyl carrier protein, with amino-acid sequence MSDVEQRVKAAVAEQLGIRVEEIKNEASFMDDLGADSLDLVELVMSFENDFNITIPDEDSSVITTVQSAIDYVTAKLA
- the fabD gene encoding ACP S-malonyltransferase — encoded protein: MTAFNKTTTAQRRTRTALVFPGQGSQKAGMLAELAQQFPQITETFAEASTGLDFDLWQIAQSGERLDQTEYTQPVLLTASIALWRLWLDLGGVAPVALAGHSLGEYSALVAGGALSLIDGVRLVHLRGQLMQQAVPQGTGSMAAVLGLTDEQVEALCAKVSTDTGEIVDPANYNAPGQVVIAGQSSAVQGVVALAKEAGGKVINLPVSVPSHCRLMQPAAESLAEVLTATAIKMPNIPVIQNANALIEADLDQVKAALISQLYRPVRWTQTSKTLETLGVSQLVECGPGNVLTNLAKRMTTPMVSYPIDTRSRMDDALTHIAVAEGKLA